The following nucleotide sequence is from Acidimicrobiia bacterium.
GAAACGGATCTTCGTCGCCGATGTCGGGGAGAGCCCGTTCGTTATGGTGAATCCCGAGATCGTCGAGCTTCGCGGCACATGGAAATACGAGGAGGGTTGCCTGTCGGTGCCCGGCCGCTACTGGCTGATCAAGCGAGCCGACTATGCGAGAGCTGTTGGCATGGACCTCGACGGAAGCCCTGTGAGCTTCGAGGGTGAGGAACTCATGGGTCGCGTCCTTCAGCACGAGATCGACCACCTGAACGGAACGCTCCTTCTCTCCCATCTGGATCGGCGCACCCGCAACGAGGTCCTTGCGGAACTGAGGTCCGGTCATTCCAGCACGCGAGAGCCTCTCTGATGGGGGCGATCTTCCTCGGGACACCGGCCGCGGCTGTTCCGAGCCTGTGCGCCCTTGCCCAGGTTGCCGACATCGAGCTGGTCGTGACCCAGCCGGACAAGCCCGGGAAGCGTTCGAGGATGGGGATCCCACCACCGGTGAAGACCGCCGCGCACCAGTTCGGCTTTCCCGTCGCGCAACCCGCCACGAGTGCCGAGCTCGACGCCGTGATTACCCGAAGCATGGCGACCTTCGGCCTCGTGGTGGCCTACGGCAGGATCCTCACCGAGGGAGTGCTTTCCCGCCTGCCAATGGGTTTCCTCAATGTCCACTTCTCACTGCTTCCTCGATGGCGCGGGGCCGCGCCGGTCGAGCGCGCGATTGCTGCTGGGGACGAAACGACCGGGGTCACCCTGATGCGTATCGATGAAGGTCTCGACACGGGCCCGGTCCTCGCGGAGCGAGCCACCGACATCGCTCCGGACGAAACCGGCGGAACGCTCACGGCTCGGCTCGCTTATCTCGGAGCAAGGCTCGTCGATGACGCCGTTCCGGACTACTTGCGGGGTCGACGGCTTCCCGTTCCCCAAATCGACACGGGAACAACCCACGCGGCGCGGCTCTCACGGGATGAGGCAAGGCTTGTGAGCTCGACGGGCGTCGTTGAGGCGGAACGGTCGATCCGTGCCTTCAATCCCCGGCCGGGTGCATGGATCGTCACTGATGCCGGAGAGATCAAGATCCATCGAGCATCGATCACCGACCGTCCGGCCCACCTCCCGGGATCGATTCGGATGGTCGACGCTGCACCGGTTCTTGCTCTTGCCGACGGTGGGCTCCGACTCGTGAGGGTGCAACCACAAGGGAAGGAATCGATGGATGGTGCCGACTGGATGCACGGTCGGCGTGTCGACCAGCTCACGGTCATCGATCGCTGAGGGCGTGCTATTCGATCCTGAAACCCGTGAGATCGTGCTCAGCCTCAGGGTACGAGAGGTTGAGCGAGCGAAGGGCTTCGATCAGGACGCTCGCCACAACGAGGTTGCGATACCACTTCCGATCGGCGGGCACGACGAACCAGGGCGCGGTCTCCGTTGAGGTCTCGTCGAGCACGGCCTGGTAGGCGTCGATGTAGTCGTCCCAGCGATCCCTCGCCACGAGATCGGCCGGATTGAACTTGTAGTTCTTCGTGGGGTCTTCCAGGCGCGCATTGAGCCGGTCTCGCTGTTCATCCTTGGAGATGTGCAGCATGATCTTGACGATGGTCGTCCCTTCATCGGTCAAGAGGCGCTCGAAATCCCGGATGTGCCCGTAGCGTCTCGACCATCGATCGGCGGGTACCAGGTTGTTGACCCGTACCACCAGTACATCTTCATAGTGACTTCGGTTGAACACCGCGATGCGGCCCCGTGCCGGTACATGCCGGTGGATACGCCACAAGTAGTCGTGGCCCAGTTCCTCTTCGGTTGGAACTCCGAAACCGGTCACATCGACGCCCTGCGGATTCACCCCGGAAAACACCTTGCGGATCGTGCCGTCCTTGCCACCGGTGTCCATCGCCTGGAGGACCACGAGGAGCGCTTGGGAGCCATCGGCCCACAGCACCCGCTGCAACTCGGCGAGCTCGTCGCGAAGGCTCGCGAGGAGGGCGCGTGAACGCTTTTTGGTCATGTCGGGGAATGCGCTGGTGTCGCGAGTGTCCACGGCTCGGAGGTCGCAGCGGTCATTGGGTCGTACTCGATACCTCTCCAACGCCGCCTCCGATGCCCCGATGCGTCCGGATGTTCCCTTACACTCGCACGCGATGAGAAACCCCGTGCGGATGGCTCCGTCCATTCTGGCAGCCGATTTTGCCAACCTCGCCTCCGAGGTTGCACGGGTGGAGCCGTTTGCCGATCTGCTCCATGTCGATGTGATGGATGGACACTTCGTACCGAACATCTCGCTCGGCCCTCCGGTCGTGTCGTCGCTGCGAGCCGCGACCACGCTCCACCTCGACTGCCACCTCATGATCACGGATCCGTTGACCTACCTTCCTGCCATGCATGAGGCGGGGGCGGACGGCGTCACGGTCCACATCGAGGCCGTCCCGAACCCAAACGAGGCAGCGCGGGTCGCTGCCGACCTTGATGTCGAGTTCGGCCTCGTGTTGAATCCTCCGACCCCGGTCGAATCCGTCGAACCGTTCCTCGAGCTGTGCTCGATGGTGGTGGTGATGAGCGTGCATCCGGGCTTCGGCGGCCAGGCATTCATCGAGGCCGTCGTGCCCAAGATTGTCCGGTTGCGAGAAATCATTGATGCTGCGGCGCTTTCTGTCGATATACAGGTCGATGGTGGAATCGACCAACGCACGGCGGCCCTCGCCTCCAAGGCAGGCGCCGATGTGTTCGTCGCCGGAACATCCGTGTTCGGGGCGTCGGACCCCGCAGCGGCGATCGATTCCATCCGAGTAGCCGCACAGAGTGAGATGAGATGAGCGAACGCATTCTCGTGGTCGATGATGATCCGGACATTCTCCAGTTCGTCCAGATGAACCTTGAGCTCGATGGTTTCCGTGTCGAGACAGCGGACGGGGGAAGGGCTGCCCTCGAACAGGCAGCAGCACGGCCACCGGATCTGATGCTGCTCGACATCATGATGCCCGAGATGGACGGGCTGACGGTGCTGCGTCGGATGCGGAGCGACCCGCCGACGGCGTCGGTGCCGGTGATCATCCTCACGGCACGCTCACTTGCTGAGGATCGTGTGAAAGGTCTCGACCTCGGCGCGGACGATTACATCACGAAACCATTCGATCTCGAGGAACTCGTTGCCCGCGTTCGCACGGTGCTCAGACGATCGAGGCAGATGCGTGACCTCTCCCCGCTGACCGGCCTTCCCGGGAACTTCCGGATCACCGCCGCGCTCGAGGAGCGCATCGAAGCGGGGGAGCAGATCGCCGTGATCCATGCCGATCTGGACAACTTCAAAGCGTTCAACGATCACTACGGGTTCATGCGCGGCGACACCGTGATCAAGTTCACCGCGAGGGTTCTGTTGGATGCCGCCACGGTCGCACGAACCCGTGAGGCGTTCGTCGGACATGTCGGGGGCGACGACTTCGTGGCGATCGTGCATTCCGACGACATGAAGGCGTACTGCGAGGAGATCCTCACGCGATTCGATGACGGCATTCTCGACTACTACGACACGGCCGATGCGCTCCAGGGCTACATCGAGGTCACCGACCGCAAGGGTGAGCGCAACGCATACCCGATCTGCTCGCTGTCGATGGGCGTTGCGACGAGCGAGCGCCGTAGCTTGACTTCCGAGTGGGAGGCTTCGTCGGTGGCATCGGAGATGAAGGAAGTGGCCAAAGGCGTTCCGGGCACCAACTACCAGGTGGACCGACGCTCCTAGTGGTCTGTCGCGGTCGGGTGGGGCCGCGATCCGGCTACGCTGTGTTGCACATACCTCTTTCGGGGCAGGGTGCAATTCCCGACCGGCGGTAACAGCCCGCGAACCCCCCTGGGGCCGATCCGGTGAGAGTCCGGGGCCGACGGTGACAGTCCGGATGGAAGAAAGGGGACGCTTTGCGTCGCGCCGTCGACATACCCGATGGACTCGGCGTGGAGGAGCTGATGCGTGCAGCGATCCACGAAGCTCGATCGACCTACCCGCATCCGAATCCACGGGTCGGAGCCATCATCGTGACACCCGACCACCGGGTGCTGTCGGTGGGGGTCCACGAGGGGCCGGGAACACCTCACGCCGAAGCGGACGCGCTGGACCATTTGCCCGAGATCGGCCTCGCTCGAGGCGCGACGGTCATCGTCTCCCTTGAACCGTGCAGCCACCACGGTCGCACCCCGCCATGCGCGGACGCCCTGATCGATGCGGGCGTTGCCCGGGTGGTGGTGGGAGCCACCGATCCCGACCCGAGGGTTGCCGGAACGGGGCTTGCGCGTCTCGAGGGGGCCGGGATCGAGGTCGTGTCGGGTGTGGTCGCTGAGGAGGTCGTCGCTGCCGACCCCGGCTACTTCCATCACCGCAGAACGGGCCTTCCGTTCGTCACGCTCAAGGTGGCAACCACCCTCGACGGACAGGTCGCAGCTGTCGACGGGACCTCCCGCTGGATCACCGGAAAGGAAGCGCGTGAAGATGTGCACCGTCTGCGGGCGGAGCACGACGCGATCATCACCGGCATGGGGACGGTCATCGCGGACGACCCTGCCCTCACGGTGCGGCTCGAGGGCTACAAGGGACCCCAGCCCGTGCCGGTTGTCCTTGCCGGGAGGCGACCCCTCCCGAGCGGTGCCGCCATCGGCGACCGTGATCCCCTCGTGTTCCGGGCCGGTAGCGATGGCCGCGTCGACATCGGAGCGATGCTCGAGGAGCTCGGAGCACGGGGCATCGTGTCGGCCATGGTGGAGGCGGGCCCGACCCTTGCACACTCGTTTCTCGCGGCCGGTGCTGTCGACCGGATCGTCTGGTATCTCGGAGGAAGACTCGCCGGTGGAGTCGGGCTCCCCGCATTCGATGCCCGCTTCGAGACGATCGGCGATGCCATCGACATCAGCATCCAATCGGTGGAGAGGGTTGGCGGCGATGTACGGATCATTGCCGACCCGAGACCCGGGGGCCGCTGATGTTCACGGGAATCATCACCGAGGTCGGTACGGTCACCGCCATTGAGCCGACGGATGGGGGTGCACGCCTCGTGATCAGGGCGCCGCACACGGTCGCAGGGGCCGCGGTGGGTGATTCGATCGCCGTCAACGGTGTCTGTCTCACGGCAACCGAGATCTCACCCATCGGGTTCACCTGCGACGCCATCGGCGAGACGCTCGGTCGCTCGGCACTCGCGGACCTCACCGTCGAAGGTGCTGTGAACCTGGAACGACCGATGGTCGCGATGGGTCGATTCGATGGCCACATCGTCCAGGGCCATGTCGATGGTGTCGGAACGATCAGCGGAATCGAATCTGAAGGTGAGGCGCGGAGACTGCGAATCCAGATCCCGCCCGTCATCGCCCCCTACACCGTCGAGAAGGGATCCATCGCCGTCGACGGTGTCAGCCTCACCCTTACCGCCGTGTCGGAACCCGGAGAGCCTGATCCATGGATCGAGGTTGCCTTGATCCCGCACACGATGACCAGCACCGTGTTCGGGAAACGGAGCGTCGGGGATCGGGTGAACCTCGAAGTGGATATCGTTGCCAAGTATGTCGAGCGACTCCTGGGATACGGCCCATGACACTCAGCCCCATCGAGGACGCGATCAAGGCGATCGCGAATGGCGAGTTCGTGTTGGTCGTCGACAACGAGGATCGCGAGAACGAAGGCGACCTGATCATCGCGGCAGAGAAGGTCACCGCGGAACACCTCGCCTTCATGGTCCGATACACCTCGGGGCTGGTGTGTCTCCCAACCGTCGGAGAGATCCTCGATCGTCTCGAGCTCCCGCTGATGGTGCTCGAAAACACCGACATGCACAAGACCGCATTCACGATCTCCATCGACTACACGAAGGGGACGACAACAGGGATATCCGCGGCAGACCGGGCGTCGACGATCCGGGCGGTCGTGGATGACGGAACCAAGGCCTCAGACTTCTCGAGGCCGGGCCACATCTTCCCGCTCCGATATCGGGAAGGCGGAGTCCTTGTCCGACCGGGCCACACCGAAGCCGCTGTCGACCTCGCAAGGCTTGCCGGTTTGAAACCCGCCGGTGCACTGTGCGAGATCGTCAACGATGACGGCACGATGGCGCGAGGTGCGACGCTCGAAGCGTTCGCGGCTGAGCATCACATCGTCATGATCTCCATCGACGACCTGGTTGCGTATCGGTGGCGAACCGAAGGCATCGTCCGACGCGGCCCTTCGGCATCGCTTCCAACCCAACATGGTGTGTTCACGATGATTGGCTATGAGGCTGCCATCGGCCCGACCCAGCATGTTGCGCTCGTCATGGGCGATGTGGCGGACAAGTCCGATGTCCTCACCCGCGTCCATTCGGTGTGCCTCACCGGAGACGCATTCGGCTCGCTGCGATGCGACTGTGGCGCGCAGCTCACCGAGTCGATGCGCCGCATCCATGAACGGGGTGAGGGGGTTCTCGTGTACAACACATCGCACGAGGGGAGAGGGATCGGCATCATCAACAAGATCGCTGCATACCACCTCCAGGAGCAGGGTCTCGATACGGTCGATGCGAATCTGGAGATGGGACATGCAGATGATGCACGCCACTACGGCGTTGATGCGCAGATCATTCACGATCTGGGGATTCGCAGCGTGAAGCTGCTCACCAACAACCCTGACAAGATCACGCAACTCACCCGGTTCGGTGTCGAGGTGAGCGGTCGAGACCCTCTCTGGGTCGGCGAAACCGACCAGAACCGCGAGTATCTCGCGACGAAGGCTCACCGGATGGGCCATCTCGGTTCGGGGGCGCCCGATGAGGGTTGATCCTGGCTCCTCCGATGAGGTGAGCGCAGCCGGCCTCCGCATCGGCGTCGTGACGAGTACCTTCAACCGTGGCATCACCGATGGTCTCCGGGACGGTGCGATCGCATGGCTCGAGGCAGCCGATGCCGACGAGATCCTGGTTCTCGATGCGCCGGGAGCATTCGAGCTGCCCGTGATCGCACAGAAACTCGCGGAGGTCGGCTACGACGCCGTCGTGTGCCTCGGAGCGGTCGTGGAAGGCGAGACCGATCACTACCACCATGTCGCAAGCCGGACCGCGGAAGGCCTCATGAGGGTGCAGCTCGATACGGGCATTCCCGTCGCGTTCGGAGTCCTCACCGTGCGACACATTGAACACGCCGAGCTGCGATCCAAGCCCGGGGTTCACAACAAGGGCCGTGAGGCGGCCATCGCGGCGGTCACCACGGCGAATACCCTGCGCGCGATCCCATCGGGTTGAGACCCGAACAGGCGGCCGCCACCCACCACTATGTGTTCGCAGGGTGTCGCCCCGAGGAACGACGGTGACGCTGTGGCGATACGCGCTCCCAATTCGAGCAACAGACCGCTAGTCTCACCGTGACAGAAAGAGCAAGAGGAGGCGCCTGCTTCCCACCTGCTCACCGACGCAGGCGATGCGGCACAAGGTGCAGTAGGTCCGGACTTCCTGGCAGCGTGACACGCTGTCGCTGGTTCCGTGGGCGCCCCGCTCGGCCCCGGGACACAGGAGGTACCCCCATCGTCGAACCACGCGTCAACGAACGCATACGCGTCAAACGCGTCCGATTGATCGCCCCAGACGGGGGCCAGATCGGCGAGAAGGACATTGACGAGGCTCGCTGGCTCGCAGCGCAACTCGGACTCGATCTCGTCGAAGTGGCACCCGATGCCAGACCCCCAGTGGTGCGGCTGATGGACTACGGGAAGTACAAGTACGACCAGTCCGTGAAGGCGAGGGAAGCCAGAAAGAACCAGACGCGTACCGTGGTCAAAGAGGTTCAGTTCAGACCCAAGATCGGTGCGAGCGACTTCGAGGTGAAGAGAAAGCGAGTCGTCAAGTTTCTCCAGCAAGGGGACAAGGTCAAGTGCACGATGCGCTTCCGAGGTCGTGAAGTCGCCCATCCCGAGCTCGGGAAGGACATCCTCGACCGGCTCTATCAACAGGTCGAGGACTATGCCGAAATCGAGACCATGCCGCGGCTCGACGGTCGCAACATGACCATGGTTCTCGTACCTGCCGCGGACATGCCGGCGGGCCCCCCTCCGGAGGATCTCGACGACGACCACCACGACGATGACCACGACGATGTGGAGCAGGACTCCGATGCCGAGCTCGCCGACGAAGGGCTCACGCCCGGCGCTGCGGCGACGGTCGAGATTGGAGAGGAATAGCAGATGCCGAAGATGAAGACCCACAAGGGAGCCGCGAAGCGCTTCAAGCGCACCGGAAGCGGCAAGATCAAGTTCCAGAAGGCCTGGCACGGCCACAACCGGAACAAGAAGAGTGCCACCCGATGGCGTCGCGCCGACGGCACCGGGATTCTCAGCGGTGGCGACGCCAAGCGAATCGACCGCATGCTCGGCAACTAGGAGGCATCATGGCTCGAGTGAAGCGTTCGGTGAACGCACGCAAGAAACGC
It contains:
- the def gene encoding peptide deformylase, whose protein sequence is MAIYPIRTFPDPVLAMQASDVGVFDDALAKLVDDMFATMYDAPGVGLAAPQIGISKRIFVADVGESPFVMVNPEIVELRGTWKYEEGCLSVPGRYWLIKRADYARAVGMDLDGSPVSFEGEELMGRVLQHEIDHLNGTLLLSHLDRRTRNEVLAELRSGHSSTREPL
- the fmt gene encoding methionyl-tRNA formyltransferase, with amino-acid sequence MGAIFLGTPAAAVPSLCALAQVADIELVVTQPDKPGKRSRMGIPPPVKTAAHQFGFPVAQPATSAELDAVITRSMATFGLVVAYGRILTEGVLSRLPMGFLNVHFSLLPRWRGAAPVERAIAAGDETTGVTLMRIDEGLDTGPVLAERATDIAPDETGGTLTARLAYLGARLVDDAVPDYLRGRRLPVPQIDTGTTHAARLSRDEARLVSSTGVVEAERSIRAFNPRPGAWIVTDAGEIKIHRASITDRPAHLPGSIRMVDAAPVLALADGGLRLVRVQPQGKESMDGADWMHGRRVDQLTVIDR
- a CDS encoding polyphosphate kinase 2 family protein, coding for MERYRVRPNDRCDLRAVDTRDTSAFPDMTKKRSRALLASLRDELAELQRVLWADGSQALLVVLQAMDTGGKDGTIRKVFSGVNPQGVDVTGFGVPTEEELGHDYLWRIHRHVPARGRIAVFNRSHYEDVLVVRVNNLVPADRWSRRYGHIRDFERLLTDEGTTIVKIMLHISKDEQRDRLNARLEDPTKNYKFNPADLVARDRWDDYIDAYQAVLDETSTETAPWFVVPADRKWYRNLVVASVLIEALRSLNLSYPEAEHDLTGFRIE
- the rpe gene encoding ribulose-phosphate 3-epimerase, encoding MRNPVRMAPSILAADFANLASEVARVEPFADLLHVDVMDGHFVPNISLGPPVVSSLRAATTLHLDCHLMITDPLTYLPAMHEAGADGVTVHIEAVPNPNEAARVAADLDVEFGLVLNPPTPVESVEPFLELCSMVVVMSVHPGFGGQAFIEAVVPKIVRLREIIDAAALSVDIQVDGGIDQRTAALASKAGADVFVAGTSVFGASDPAAAIDSIRVAAQSEMR
- a CDS encoding response regulator: MSERILVVDDDPDILQFVQMNLELDGFRVETADGGRAALEQAAARPPDLMLLDIMMPEMDGLTVLRRMRSDPPTASVPVIILTARSLAEDRVKGLDLGADDYITKPFDLEELVARVRTVLRRSRQMRDLSPLTGLPGNFRITAALEERIEAGEQIAVIHADLDNFKAFNDHYGFMRGDTVIKFTARVLLDAATVARTREAFVGHVGGDDFVAIVHSDDMKAYCEEILTRFDDGILDYYDTADALQGYIEVTDRKGERNAYPICSLSMGVATSERRSLTSEWEASSVASEMKEVAKGVPGTNYQVDRRS
- the ribD gene encoding bifunctional diaminohydroxyphosphoribosylaminopyrimidine deaminase/5-amino-6-(5-phosphoribosylamino)uracil reductase RibD, whose protein sequence is MRRAVDIPDGLGVEELMRAAIHEARSTYPHPNPRVGAIIVTPDHRVLSVGVHEGPGTPHAEADALDHLPEIGLARGATVIVSLEPCSHHGRTPPCADALIDAGVARVVVGATDPDPRVAGTGLARLEGAGIEVVSGVVAEEVVAADPGYFHHRRTGLPFVTLKVATTLDGQVAAVDGTSRWITGKEAREDVHRLRAEHDAIITGMGTVIADDPALTVRLEGYKGPQPVPVVLAGRRPLPSGAAIGDRDPLVFRAGSDGRVDIGAMLEELGARGIVSAMVEAGPTLAHSFLAAGAVDRIVWYLGGRLAGGVGLPAFDARFETIGDAIDISIQSVERVGGDVRIIADPRPGGR
- a CDS encoding riboflavin synthase, which gives rise to MFTGIITEVGTVTAIEPTDGGARLVIRAPHTVAGAAVGDSIAVNGVCLTATEISPIGFTCDAIGETLGRSALADLTVEGAVNLERPMVAMGRFDGHIVQGHVDGVGTISGIESEGEARRLRIQIPPVIAPYTVEKGSIAVDGVSLTLTAVSEPGEPDPWIEVALIPHTMTSTVFGKRSVGDRVNLEVDIVAKYVERLLGYGP
- a CDS encoding bifunctional 3,4-dihydroxy-2-butanone-4-phosphate synthase/GTP cyclohydrolase II — protein: MTLSPIEDAIKAIANGEFVLVVDNEDRENEGDLIIAAEKVTAEHLAFMVRYTSGLVCLPTVGEILDRLELPLMVLENTDMHKTAFTISIDYTKGTTTGISAADRASTIRAVVDDGTKASDFSRPGHIFPLRYREGGVLVRPGHTEAAVDLARLAGLKPAGALCEIVNDDGTMARGATLEAFAAEHHIVMISIDDLVAYRWRTEGIVRRGPSASLPTQHGVFTMIGYEAAIGPTQHVALVMGDVADKSDVLTRVHSVCLTGDAFGSLRCDCGAQLTESMRRIHERGEGVLVYNTSHEGRGIGIINKIAAYHLQEQGLDTVDANLEMGHADDARHYGVDAQIIHDLGIRSVKLLTNNPDKITQLTRFGVEVSGRDPLWVGETDQNREYLATKAHRMGHLGSGAPDEG
- the ribH gene encoding 6,7-dimethyl-8-ribityllumazine synthase codes for the protein MRVDPGSSDEVSAAGLRIGVVTSTFNRGITDGLRDGAIAWLEAADADEILVLDAPGAFELPVIAQKLAEVGYDAVVCLGAVVEGETDHYHHVASRTAEGLMRVQLDTGIPVAFGVLTVRHIEHAELRSKPGVHNKGREAAIAAVTTANTLRAIPSG
- the infC gene encoding translation initiation factor IF-3; this encodes MTRCRWFRGRPARPRDTGGTPIVEPRVNERIRVKRVRLIAPDGGQIGEKDIDEARWLAAQLGLDLVEVAPDARPPVVRLMDYGKYKYDQSVKAREARKNQTRTVVKEVQFRPKIGASDFEVKRKRVVKFLQQGDKVKCTMRFRGREVAHPELGKDILDRLYQQVEDYAEIETMPRLDGRNMTMVLVPAADMPAGPPPEDLDDDHHDDDHDDVEQDSDAELADEGLTPGAAATVEIGEE
- the rpmI gene encoding 50S ribosomal protein L35, with the protein product MPKMKTHKGAAKRFKRTGSGKIKFQKAWHGHNRNKKSATRWRRADGTGILSGGDAKRIDRMLGN